A single window of Dermacentor albipictus isolate Rhodes 1998 colony chromosome 1, USDA_Dalb.pri_finalv2, whole genome shotgun sequence DNA harbors:
- the LOC135908968 gene encoding uncharacterized protein, with protein MIVHHAGCSLERIEPESASVGYSVRYTGIAVCSVLGVATVVLSLFLFTKLVLKASDDASARRRMRVVERGGLPKENATSRPTTKSLDDLIRSFFSHSPTDGDDRLSRATRQSHNDSAYRPHLEAAAAENDGNDDVQIPYVAPQAASTESPTTTTPSALGLGGGTQASRHRARFYGRKSHLEDGAFARLARTVSSDDSGGDRLGGEDSGSYRVFGEI; from the exons ATGATTGTCCATCACGCCGGATGTTCCCTGGAGCGCATCGAACCCGAGTCAGCCTCGGTCGGTTACTCTGTGCGCTACACGGGGATAGCCGTCTGCTCCGTCTTGGGCGTGGCCACGGTCGTTCTGTCCCTGTTCTTATTCACCAAGCTCGTTCTGAAG GCGTCGGACGACGCGTCGGCTCGCAGGAGGATGCGCGTCGTGGAGCGCGGTGGCTTGCCGAAGGAAAACGCGACGAGCAGGCCGACGACCAAGAGCCTGGACGACCTGATCCGCTCCTTCTTCAGCCACTCGCCGACCGACGGAGACGACCGGCTGAGTCGAGCGACGCGCCAGTCGCACAACGACAGCGCGTACCGGCCGCACCTGgaagccgccgccgccgagaacgATGGCAACGACGACGTGCAGATACCGTACGTGGCCCCGCAGGCCGCGTCTACCGAGTCGCCCACGACGACCACCCCGTCGGCGCTGGGTCTCGGAGGGGGCACGCAGGCGTCGCGCCATCGCGCGCGATTCTACGGACGCAAGAGCCACCTGGAGGACGGCGCCTTTGCTCGATTGGCCCGGACCGTGAGCAGCGACGACAGTGGCGGCGACCGACTAGGGGGCGAAGACAGTGGCTCATATAGAGTGTTTGGCGAGATCTAG